The genomic DNA CTTTCCTATGCCTTGACCTTCCTGGCATTAGCAGAGGATGAAGTCTATCTCGAAGAATCCGATGTCCATCATGTGGCCAACAGTAATCATGAACTGAAGGAATTGCTTGCATTGTCACAGCTCATTAAGTCATCGACAGAGGATTTGGATGAGCTTCACCATCATCTGAAGGAGTCGGAGGAACGGTACAAGTCCTTATTTGAACATAATCCTGATATCGTATATTCCGTTGATATATATGGCAATTTGACGAGTTTGAATGCAGCGGCTGAAAAATTATTGGGCTATTCCAGTGAGGAAGTCGTCGGGAAAAATGCTTTGGAATTTTTGCGGACAGATGAAAGCGAACGTGTTCGTGAGTATTTCAAGCTTGCCCTGAACAATCAACCACAGCATTATACGACTGTCATCAAACACAAAAATGGAGATATGATTCTATTTGAAGTGGCGAACATGCCGATTAAGGTGAATGATCAGGTTGTAGGGGTGTATGGCGTCGCCAAGAATCGAACTGATCAAATTCTAGCTGAAGAGAAAATCACACAGCTTGCCTATCATGATAGCTTGACAGGGCTCCCAAACAGACTGCTTTTTCATGAAAAATTGAATGCATTGATAGCAAATGCAAAGGAAACAGGTGAAGCTGTAGCAGTCATGGTGATTGACCTTGATGGATTCAAGCTGCTTAATGATGGATTGGGTCATATGGCAGGTGACCAGATTCTAAAGCAGATCGCTAAGAATTTAAGCGGTGCGTTGGAAAAAGGACAAGTACTGGCTCGTTTTGCAGCAGATGAATTTCTCATTCTTATGCCACAGGCAAATGAGTTCGCCGAAATCTCAGCGCTGGCCAATAAGTTCCTATCCATCATTAAAAAACCGATTTATCTCCGCGGGAAAGAATACGTCGTTTCTGCCAGCATCGGAATCAGCCTGTTCCCACAAAGCGGCGAAGAGGATGAAACCTTGTTGAAGAATGCGAATATCGCTCTCCACCAGGCAAAAGCGGCTGGACGGAACAGTGTTCAATATTTTACGGATGAAATGAATCAATCTGTGAATGAGCGTCTTGAGCTGGAAAACCATCTTAGAAAAGCGATGCAACGAAATGAATTGGAGCTTCATTATCAACCACAGATCGATGTTTCAACGGGTGAAGTATTTGCTTTTGAAGCGTTGATAAGATGGAATCATACAAAGCGTGGTATGATCCCGCCGAACCAATTCATCCCGATCGCTGAGGAAGCAGGGCTCATCAATGGAATCGGTTCCTGGGTCATGAAAGAGGCGTGTCATCAAATTCAGCGCTTGCATCATAAAGGGATGGATCATCTTTCAGTTTGTGTCAATGTTTCAGGTAAGCAATTCCAACAACCTGCCTTCATTGAAGAAGTAGAAAGCTGCCTGGAAGAAGCAGGTCTGGATGCGCATCATCTCCATATTGAGTTGACGGAAAGCATGATGCTCGAAGACGTTGATCACAGCTTGGCGATTATGAATAGACTAAGAGATTTAGGTGTGAAGATTTCTGTCGACGATTTCGGCACAGGCTATTCTTCACTTAGTTATTTAAGAGAATTTCCAATCGACATTTTAAAAATCGACCAGTCCTTCATCCGTAATTTGAAGCAATCCAACCCTGATGCGGCGATTGTGAGGGCGATCATCACGATGTGCGAAGGCTTGAATATGACGGTTCTTGCTGAAGGTGTGGAAACAAAGGATCAATTAGCTCTCTTGAAGGAGTTCGGCTGCAATCAAATCCAAGGGTACTACTTCAGTAAACCCGTCAAAAGGGTTGAGATGGAACCATTGATAAAGAAGCAGAACATCATCTGAAAATGCAAGAGAGGTGACGCAAAGCGTCACCTCTTTTTACCTAATATAAATCTGTCCTGCGGTCTTCATAGACCGGGATGCGTTGGCGGATTTCATCCAATTCCTCAATGCTGATATCAGCGTACAACGTGGTCTCCGACTCTTCTGCTTCTGTGATGATTTCACCCCATGGATTAATTACCATGGAATGTCCACCGAATTCGTTGGCAGGATCAGAACCGATTCGATTACAAGCAACGACATAGCATTGGTTTTCGATGGCTCTCGTAATCAACAGGTTACGCCAGTGATCGTTTCTCGGCTTCGGCCATTCAGCCGGGATGAATAAGATCTTCGCACCTTCAAGCGCATGTTTGCGCATCCATTCCGGAAACCGGATATCATAGCAGATGAAACCTGCAGCGGGGTGGTCATCAATTCGGAAGTGACCATCGTCACTGCCTGAAGTCAGATATTGTTCTTCATTCATCAGTCTGAATAAGTGGACCTTGCTGTATTCTTTCACCATCTTTCCTTCGCGGTCGAAAACCATCATCGTGTTGAATACATCGTTTCCTTTTCGAACAGCTACCGAGCCAGCGATGATATTGACATGATAAGTAACGGCGAGGGAGGAGATGAACTCGATGGTTTTTTCTCCATTCGGATCTCCGATATCATCAAGATTTTTCAAGTCATAACCGGTCGTCCATAATTCTGGTAGGACGATGACATCCGCTTTTTCATTACACGCTTCCCTGATTTTCTTCGTTACATGTTCGAAGTTCAGTTGTGGATTCCCAAATTGGATATCCATTTGAATAACGGCTACCTTCAATTGGTTTACCCCCTTAAAAGTCAGTGTTCAATCTGTTTTCCTTTACTTTTCATCCTTTACACTTTAACATAAATGATTAGAATTTTCGTATAATTCTGTTTTGTCCAATGTACATTCGGAGGTGCTCACTATGGATCGTTTTCAGTATTCAGATTCACTAATACGTTTACCCGATCAGTTCTTCGCAAAACTTGTGAACAAAATCAAACCTTACTATGAAGCTGGTTACGACATGATCAATCTTGGGCAGGGGAACCCGGATCAACCTACTCCTGACCATATCATACGTTCCTTGCAAGAGGCTGCGGCTAATCCAACCTATCACAAATACCCGCCTTTCAGAGGCTTCCCTTATTTGAAGAAGGCAATTGCAGATTACTATAAGCGTGAATATGACGTTGATCTGGATCCCGAGAAAGAAGTATCCGTCCTTTTTGGTGCAAAAACCGGACTTGTAGAGGTCAGCCATTGCTTCTTGAATGAAGGGGACTGGGCACTTGTCCCGGATCCCGGTTATCCTGACTATGAATCTGGGATCGCTTTTTCGGGGGCTAAGAGCCACAAAATGCCCCTGGATCGAGAGAATGATTATTTGCCAGATTACGATCAGATTCCGGATGATATCCTCTCCCAGGCTAAGCTCATGTTCCTGAATTACCCGAATAACCCGACAGCGGCGACGGCTACACCCCAATTTTTCGAAGAGACCATTCAGCTTGCTGAGAAGAACAACTTCTGCGTCGTGCATGATTTCGCTTATGGAACAATAGGATTTGACGGGAAAAAACCGATCAGCTTTCTTCAGATCGAAGGCGCAAAAGACGTTGGGATTGAAGTTTATACGTTATCCAAAACCTTCAACATGGCTGGATGGCGCATCGGTTTTGCGCTTGGGAATGAAAAAGTGATTGAAGCTCTGAATCTGCTGCAGGACCATAATTACTGCAGTATTTTCGGCGGAATCCAAGAAGCTGCAGCGACAGCCTTGAATGGTCCCCAGGATTGTGTTTCAGATTTGTTGAAGCTGTATGAAGAACGGCGC from Pseudalkalibacillus sp. SCS-8 includes the following:
- a CDS encoding EAL domain-containing protein — translated: MKTYNTMYQTIEQLNTFIDNHGLRKESNLLIQIFTKDKRSRVIELHQFLTERFPDACIIGATIDAFFCDEVMKEGTVVSFTAFQRTRPASISINLTKEMVGYDCGLKIGSQIISPDTKVLILIGTNHMPMHHSLLTAIEEHYPNVIVAGGNAVPLIDGEEYVITDDGILENGIAAVSLSGEHLRASLYASTEWNPVGRSFTVTKAEKERIYQLDGKPVQDIYQKYLGAGGLIGWKDSDIPFPLIIKRGTSKKPLPIKTLHEDGSITVFEDVEEGVSVQIGCGDARLLLNSFHFITEVLRKVPVEGLFMYSCLSRLRFFKKGIEYEMKAVNQLVPVSGAFTAGEYYHEDGKNEMLSYALTFLALAEDEVYLEESDVHHVANSNHELKELLALSQLIKSSTEDLDELHHHLKESEERYKSLFEHNPDIVYSVDIYGNLTSLNAAAEKLLGYSSEEVVGKNALEFLRTDESERVREYFKLALNNQPQHYTTVIKHKNGDMILFEVANMPIKVNDQVVGVYGVAKNRTDQILAEEKITQLAYHDSLTGLPNRLLFHEKLNALIANAKETGEAVAVMVIDLDGFKLLNDGLGHMAGDQILKQIAKNLSGALEKGQVLARFAADEFLILMPQANEFAEISALANKFLSIIKKPIYLRGKEYVVSASIGISLFPQSGEEDETLLKNANIALHQAKAAGRNSVQYFTDEMNQSVNERLELENHLRKAMQRNELELHYQPQIDVSTGEVFAFEALIRWNHTKRGMIPPNQFIPIAEEAGLINGIGSWVMKEACHQIQRLHHKGMDHLSVCVNVSGKQFQQPAFIEEVESCLEEAGLDAHHLHIELTESMMLEDVDHSLAIMNRLRDLGVKISVDDFGTGYSSLSYLREFPIDILKIDQSFIRNLKQSNPDAAIVRAIITMCEGLNMTVLAEGVETKDQLALLKEFGCNQIQGYYFSKPVKRVEMEPLIKKQNII
- a CDS encoding carbon-nitrogen family hydrolase; amino-acid sequence: MKVAVIQMDIQFGNPQLNFEHVTKKIREACNEKADVIVLPELWTTGYDLKNLDDIGDPNGEKTIEFISSLAVTYHVNIIAGSVAVRKGNDVFNTMMVFDREGKMVKEYSKVHLFRLMNEEQYLTSGSDDGHFRIDDHPAAGFICYDIRFPEWMRKHALEGAKILFIPAEWPKPRNDHWRNLLITRAIENQCYVVACNRIGSDPANEFGGHSMVINPWGEIITEAEESETTLYADISIEELDEIRQRIPVYEDRRTDLY
- a CDS encoding pyridoxal phosphate-dependent aminotransferase encodes the protein MDRFQYSDSLIRLPDQFFAKLVNKIKPYYEAGYDMINLGQGNPDQPTPDHIIRSLQEAAANPTYHKYPPFRGFPYLKKAIADYYKREYDVDLDPEKEVSVLFGAKTGLVEVSHCFLNEGDWALVPDPGYPDYESGIAFSGAKSHKMPLDRENDYLPDYDQIPDDILSQAKLMFLNYPNNPTAATATPQFFEETIQLAEKNNFCVVHDFAYGTIGFDGKKPISFLQIEGAKDVGIEVYTLSKTFNMAGWRIGFALGNEKVIEALNLLQDHNYCSIFGGIQEAAATALNGPQDCVSDLLKLYEERRNAFISGLRAHGWEVDAPKGSFFAWIPVPDGYTSESFTELLMEKAHVIVAPGNGFGENGEGYVRVGLLCDKERLIEAVDRITQLKF